The following are encoded in a window of Diorhabda sublineata isolate icDioSubl1.1 chromosome 5, icDioSubl1.1, whole genome shotgun sequence genomic DNA:
- the LOC130443896 gene encoding merlin: MPPFRRKKSGKSFPVKVCTLDAELEFNLEWRATGRDLFELVCRTIGLRETWYFGLQYEDSKGFISWLKLDKKVQDQSIQKNHQTASFMFLAKFYPEEVAEELVQEVTQHLFFLQVKQAILSMDVYCPPEASVLLASYAVQAKFGDFDEDTYKPGMLASEDLLPQRVIDQYQMTLEMWEERIRVWYADHRGMSRDEAEMEYLKIAQDLDMYGVNYFPILNKKETELWLGVTSLGLNIYEKENKLQPKTTFTWPEIRHISFDDKKFIIKPVDKNAPNFVFFSQKVRMNKLILDLCMGNHDLFMRRRKPDSMELQQMKAAAKEEKQRRQVQRNRLAREKQLREEAERERASMEQRLLQYQEEIRLANEALRRSEESADLLAEKSRVAEEEARLLSQKAAEAEQEITRLRLTAMRKDEEKVSLERKTREAEMLTARLVEESEKRAAEANKLKDELLKARAAEKQAKEKLLDFLSRTTSYNGSNTVSPISSVTALYQPPLSPGYGPDLSIIDSEVSTSPDLNLNITSYDLIAHADADQLSLEIEKERIEYLEKSKHLQNQLRELRSEIAVLKVGDKHSDYDQLHEEQVKLGENKYSTLKKSKSGSTKSRVAFFEEL; the protein is encoded by the exons ATGCCAccatttcgaagaaaaaaatctggaaaaagTTTTCCTGTTAAAGTATGCACTCTGGATGCTGAATTGGAGTTTAATTTAGAA tggagggctacTGGCAGAGATCTTTTCGAGTTAGTTTGTAGGACTATTGGATTGAGAGAAACATGGTATTTTGGATTACAGTATGAAGATTCCAAAGGATTCATATCTTGGttgaaattagacaaaaaag TTCAGGACCAAAGCATTCAGAAAAATCACCAAACGGCATCTTTTATGTTCCTAGCGAAATTTTATCCAGAAGAAGTAGCAGAAGAATTAGTTCAAGAAGTAAcacaacatttatttttcttacaaGTTAAACAAGCCATATTATCAATGGATGTATATTGTCCACCAGAAGCTTCAGTATTACTAGCCAGTTATGCAGTACAAGCTAAG TTTGGAGACTTTGATGAAGATACTTATAAACCTGGTATGTTAGCAAGTGAAGATTTGTTACCACAACGGGTGATAGATCAATATCAAATGACCTTAGAGATGTGGGAAGAACGAATCAGAGTATGGTATGCAGATCATAGGGGTATGTCTCGTGATGAGGCTGAAATGGAGTATTTGAAAATTGCTCAGGATCTCGATATGTATGGCGTTAACTATTTTCCTATATTA aataaaaaagagACTGAACTTTGGCTAGGAGTAACATCACTAGGCTTAAACatatacgaaaaagaaaataaactccAACCAAAAACTACATTTACATGGCCAGAAATAAGACATATCAGCTTTGATGATAAAAAGTTTATCATAAAGCCAGTTGATAAAAATGCTCCCAACTTTGTTTTTTTCAGTCAAAAAGTTAGGATGAATAAATTG ATTTTAGATTTGTGCATGGGTAATCATGATCTCTTCATGCGCCGAAGAAAACCAGATTCCATGGAATTACAGCAGATGAAAGCTGCAGCGAAAGAAGAGAAACAACGAAGGCAGGTACAGAGGAATAGACTAGCTAGAGAAAAACAGTTGAGGGAGGAAGCTGAACGAGAAAGAGCGAGTATGGAACAGAGATTGTTACAATATCAAGAAGAAATAAGATTGGCAAATGAAGCTCTG agGAGATCTGAAGAAAGTGCAGATCTTCTTGCAGAGAAGAGTCGAGTAGCTGAAGAAGAAGCTAGATTGTTAAGTCAAAAGGCTGCTGAAGCTGAACAAGAAATTACTAGATTAAGATTGACTGCGATGAGAAAAGATGAGGAAAAG gTATCTTTGGAGAGGAAAACGAGAGAAGCAGAAATGTTGACTGCTCGGTTAGTGGAAGAATCGGAAAAAAGGGCAGCCGAagccaataaattgaaagacgAATTATTGAAGGCAAGGGCTGCCGAAAAACAAGctaaagaaaaattgttagaCTTTTTAAGTCGAACTACTTCATATAATGGTTCAAATACCGTCTCTCCTATATCA tccGTTACTGCTTTATACCAACCACCATTGAGTCCTGGCTATGGACCAGACTTATCAATTATAGATAGTGAAGTTTCTACATCTCcagatttaaatttaaacatcaCTTCCTATGACTTAATAGCCCATGCAGATGCCGATCAACTTTCTCtggaaatagaaaaagaaag AATCGagtatttggaaaaatcaaaacatcTCCAAAATCAACTTAGAGAATTGCGTAGCGAAATAGCTGTGTTAAAAGTTGGCGACAAACATAGTGATTACGATCAGTTGCACGAAGAACAAGTAAAATTAGGCGAAAACAAATATTCGacattaaaaaaaagcaaatctGGTTCAACAAAAAGCAGAGTTGCATTTTTTGAAGAGTTATAG